Proteins found in one Ptychodera flava strain L36383 chromosome 16, AS_Pfla_20210202, whole genome shotgun sequence genomic segment:
- the LOC139152803 gene encoding uncharacterized protein: MSITMDFLLIMISLMAAEFSLSESTTFKIFREKKDHGDARDSCSAKGMFLAKDTSAERHSELLALISREGLTSSDFWICGNRKCCKCVFEIDGEDLGGHQPWAPGQPNGGGGCLQLWSAENHQWDDDSCSAKKFYICESTDILTTTELPIDTTTPTVAVCELPKNLRNVAVGKTAKQSSVKSGKLGPDVGPEKAVDGNRDADAKKGKSCSWTKKEREPWWTVDLGKRFNIYEVVITNREDCCPFRLKNAEIRVGNSENFEDNPVCGSLIIGKMVKEKPIHVQCGCESPMKGRYVSVQIVDKKQMLTLCEVEVMAQ; this comes from the exons ATGTCCATCACCATGGATTtcttgctgatcatgatttcgCTCATGGCAGCGGAGTTTTCGTTATCGG AGTCAACTACCTTCAAAATATTCCGTGAGAAAAAGGACCATGGAGACGCTCGGGATTCATGTTCAGCAAAGGGAATGTTCCTGGCAAAGGACACGAGCGCCGAGAGACACTCGGAATTACTGGCGCTTATCAGCCGTGAAGGTTTAACGAGCTCGGATTTCTGGATATGCGGCAACCGGAAGTGTTGTAAGTGCGTATTTGAAATCGACGGGGAAGATCTGGGTGGCCATCAACCGTGGGCGCCAGGGCAGCCGAATGGTGGCGGTGGCTGCTTACAGCTCTG GAGTGCAGAGAACCATCAATGGGATGACGATTCTTGCTCTGCAAAGAAATTCTATATATGTGAATCGACAG ATATTCTGACAACAACTGAATTACCAATAG ATACTACGACACCAACAGTAGCAG TTTGTGAACTCCCTAAGAATCTTCGTAATGTGGCAGTCGGGAAAACAGCAAAGCAGAGCTCCGTCAAGTCAGGCAAACTTGGTCCGGACGTCGGGCCTGAGAAGGCTGTAGACGGTAACCGCGACGCCGATGCGAAAAAGGGGAAGTCGTGCTCTTGGACTAAAAAGGAACGCGAGCCGTGGTGGACAGTGGATTTAGGAAAACGGTTCAACATCTACGAGGTTGTCATTACCAATAGAGAAGATTGCTGCC cTTTCCGACTCAAGAATGCCGAGATCCGAGTGGGTAACAGTGAAAACTTTGAGGACAACCCTGTGTGCGGTAGTCTAATAATTGGCAAAATGGTCAAAGAAAAACCCATCCACGTCCAGTGTGGCTGTGAGAGCCCCATGAAGGGTCGTTACGTCAGTGTACAGATTGTCGACAAAAAGCAGATGTTAACTCTCTGTGAGGTCGAAGTAATGGCACAATAA